Proteins encoded by one window of Cyclobacteriaceae bacterium:
- a CDS encoding tetratricopeptide repeat protein: MRFKLPLLVLFFAYSTFAQDLVTDSLMTALDTAKNEGRVKTLNELFRANIQSDPVKALGYTREALSLATEIDDRKGMAACYNNLGVVYRNQGALDKALEYYIRSLSIYDTLQNKEGIATTKNNIATIYSIKKDYGQAMKFLEESNALFKELGDPQKLVGSMNNLGNLNNDLQLYEKAMRYFSEAYQLSEKIGKPTADPLNNMGNVFFKQGNYQRAIEHYQKALDLERQTNNRLGMLNSLTNIGISYTKANQPGPAQQYLNEALALSNELQVYAEVPEILKNISYSYYRQNKLKDAYESLLKYDSARERIHSEESTRRIAQMEMALELSEKERQYEILKKEDEVKTLQLKSSRLFIVLIILAILLVIAAFNFIFMNKRKELFK, from the coding sequence ATGAGGTTTAAATTGCCCCTTTTAGTCCTCTTTTTCGCATATTCTACCTTCGCACAAGACCTGGTAACCGATAGCCTGATGACGGCCCTGGATACCGCCAAAAATGAAGGCCGGGTGAAAACCCTGAACGAACTCTTTCGTGCGAACATCCAATCGGATCCTGTGAAGGCGCTTGGCTACACCCGTGAAGCATTAAGCCTGGCAACCGAAATTGACGACAGAAAAGGCATGGCGGCTTGCTATAACAACCTGGGGGTTGTTTATCGTAACCAAGGTGCGCTCGACAAAGCCTTGGAATACTACATCCGCTCACTCAGCATTTACGATACACTTCAAAACAAAGAAGGTATTGCTACTACCAAGAATAACATCGCTACCATTTACTCCATCAAAAAGGATTATGGTCAGGCCATGAAATTCCTGGAAGAATCGAATGCGTTGTTTAAAGAGTTAGGCGATCCGCAAAAGCTTGTGGGTTCCATGAACAACCTAGGTAACCTGAATAACGATTTGCAGTTATACGAAAAAGCCATGCGGTATTTTTCTGAAGCGTATCAACTCAGTGAAAAGATTGGTAAGCCTACGGCAGATCCATTGAACAACATGGGCAATGTGTTTTTCAAACAAGGCAATTATCAGCGCGCCATTGAACATTACCAAAAGGCGCTTGACCTGGAACGGCAAACCAACAACAGACTGGGCATGCTGAACAGCCTCACCAACATTGGTATTTCGTATACCAAAGCTAATCAACCTGGTCCTGCACAGCAATACCTCAATGAAGCGCTTGCGCTTTCCAATGAACTTCAGGTGTATGCCGAGGTGCCTGAAATTTTGAAGAACATTTCATACAGTTACTACCGGCAAAACAAATTAAAAGATGCGTACGAGAGTCTGCTTAAATACGATTCAGCGCGAGAACGAATTCACAGTGAAGAAAGTACACGCAGAATTGCTCAAATGGAGATGGCCCTTGAGTTAAGCGAGAAGGAACGTCAATATGAAATATTGAAAAAGGAAGATGAAGTTAAAACCCTTCAATTGAAAAGTAGTCGCCTGTTTATTGTGTTGATTATACTCGCCATACTGCTCGTAATCGCTGCCTTCAACTTCATCTTCATGAACAAACGAAAAGAGTTGTTCAAGTAA
- a CDS encoding HD domain-containing protein, producing MTREEARTLLAEMTKSQSLLRHMRSIELVMEAYAKQYGENADEWAIAGLLHDADYEAYPEKHPGIIVEKLKSLGEEKIAHAISAHYAKWNVPYTNQLDKALLACDELTGFIVACCQVRPDGIASLEPKSVIKKLKDKSFAAKVERDEVYKGAELLGVALPDHIAFIIGVLRENREELGI from the coding sequence ATGACGCGCGAAGAAGCCCGCACCCTGTTAGCTGAAATGACCAAAAGCCAAAGCTTGCTGCGGCACATGCGCAGCATTGAATTGGTTATGGAAGCCTATGCCAAACAGTATGGCGAAAATGCTGACGAATGGGCAATAGCCGGGTTGTTGCACGATGCAGATTACGAGGCCTATCCTGAGAAACATCCGGGCATTATTGTTGAAAAGTTAAAAAGCCTGGGCGAAGAAAAAATCGCTCACGCCATTTCGGCTCACTATGCCAAATGGAATGTGCCATATACCAACCAACTCGACAAAGCTTTACTGGCTTGCGATGAACTCACCGGCTTTATTGTGGCTTGCTGCCAGGTGCGGCCAGATGGCATTGCCAGTCTGGAACCCAAATCGGTTATTAAAAAACTGAAAGACAAAAGTTTTGCTGCCAAAGTGGAACGCGATGAGGTGTACAAAGGAGCCGAACTGTTGGGTGTGGCCCTGCCCGATCACATTGCTTTTATTATTGGTGTTT
- a CDS encoding nuclear transport factor 2 family protein, producing the protein MKKPTILLFALLSFCSMHLQAQSTDEQQVQQVIENLFIGMKKSDSALVRSVFHETVTMATAFKNREQKSVLRRESSIEDFVKSVGTPRADALNEEIWNLEIKVDGDLAQAWCDYAFYVGKKFSHCGVDAFQLFRTEKGWKIFHLADTRRPADCKIPDAVSAKYK; encoded by the coding sequence ATGAAGAAACCAACCATACTCCTTTTCGCTTTGCTTTCATTTTGTTCGATGCACCTGCAAGCGCAGTCGACCGATGAACAACAGGTTCAACAAGTTATTGAAAATCTTTTTATCGGAATGAAGAAAAGTGACAGCGCTTTGGTGCGCAGCGTGTTCCACGAGACCGTAACCATGGCCACCGCTTTCAAAAATCGCGAACAAAAATCCGTGTTGCGAAGGGAGTCATCCATTGAAGATTTTGTAAAATCAGTAGGCACACCCCGAGCCGATGCCTTGAATGAAGAAATCTGGAACCTGGAAATAAAAGTAGATGGCGATCTGGCACAAGCGTGGTGCGACTATGCCTTTTATGTGGGGAAGAAGTTCAGCCATTGTGGTGTGGATGCGTTTCAACTGTTTCGAACTGAAAAAGGTTGGAAAATTTTCCATCTTGCCGATACACGCAGACCTGCTGATTGCAAAATTCCTGATGCTGTTAGCGCAAAGTATAAATAA